TCGGGTGGTTGACGATGATCGCCTTCGTCGCCGGCGTCAGGACCTCTTCGATCGCCGCCGCGCGCACGGTGAAGGCGTCGTCCCACTTCGTCCGCGCGAAGACCGGCGTCCCGCCGGCCAGCTTCACCTGCTCCGGGAACGACACCCAGTACGGCGCGACGACCACGACCTCGTCCCCCGGATTGACCAGCGTCATCATCGCGGAGAAGAGGACCGACTTGGCGCCGGGGCCGACCAGCACTTCCGTCGGCTTGATCTCGATGCCGTGGCGCTTGGAGTACGACGCGGCGATCGCCTTCCGCAGGTCCATGATCCCCGCGGCCGGCGTGTAGTGGGTGAAGTCGGCTTCGATCGCCTCGATCCCCGCCCGCTTGACCGCCTCCGGGCTCGGCAGATCCGGCTCGCCGAGGCTGAAGTCGAGAACCTTGATCCCCTGGGCCTTCAACTTGGCCGCCTCGGCGGCGACGGCGAGCGTCGGCGAAGGAGCCACGAGGGCGAGGCGCGACGCGATGCGGCGGGTCATTCGTTTCCTCCGGAAGGCGCGCCCAACCGGCGCGCAAGGCGGGCGGAGGCGCAGGCGGGCACCAAGCTGGATACGTCCCCCCCGAGCCGCGCGATTTCGCGGACGAGCCGCGACGAAATGAAGGAGACGTCCTCCCCCGGCACGAGGAAGATCGTCTCGACCTCCGGCGCGAGGCGCCGGTTGAGCAGGGCCATCTGCAGTTCGTATTCGAAGTCCGAGACGGCGCGCAGGCCGCGCAGCACGACCTTCGCCTCGACGTTGCGGGCGAAGTCCACGAGCAGCCCCTCGAAGCCCGAGACCCGCACGTTGCCCAGGCCGGCCTCGGCGATCGCCTCCTCAAGCATCTCGCGCCGTTCCTGGGCGGAGAAGAGCGGCGCCTTGTTCGTGTTGCGCAGCACGGCGACCACGACGTCGTCGAACGACGCCGCGGCCCGCCGGATGATGTCCATGTGGCCGAACGTGACCGGGTCGAAGCTCCCGGGGTAGATCGCGCGCCGCGCCCCGCTCATGCCGTCGGTTCCTGCGCCTTGAGCAGCGCCTCGGCGTGGCGCCGCGCGGTGTCGGTGACGATCGCGCCGCCGATCATCCGGGCCAGTTCCTCGACCCGCTCGTCGTCGTCCTCGAGCACCTTGACCACGGCGACGGTGCGCCCGGCCTTCACCTTCTTGCTGACGAAGATGTGCCGCTCGGCGCGCGCCGCGACCTGCGGGATGTGGGTGATGCAGACGACCTGATGCCGCGCCGCCACCCGGGCGAGGAACTGCCCCAGCCGCTCCGCGGCCTCGCCGCCCAGCCCCTGGTCCAGCTCGTCGAACAGCAGCGTGCGCCGCGGCAGCCCGCCCTCGAGCGCGATGTCGAGCGCCAGCATGACCCGCGAGAGCTCGCCGCCCGAAGCGACCTTGCGCAGCGGGCGCGCCGGCTCGCCGGGATTGGCCTGCAGCAGGAACTCGACCTGGTCGAGCCCCTCGGCCCCCGCCGGCTGCCCCGCCAGCTGCTCCGCGTCCAGCGGCTTCAGCTCCACTTCGAGCCGCGCCTTGGGCATCGCCAGCCCTTCGAGCAGCTCGCTGACCGTCCGCGACAGCTTGTCCGCGGCCGCCCGCCGGGCCTCCGTCAGCGCGCCGCACGCGACGCGCCACGCCTCGGCCCGCGCGTTCCGCTCGGCCTTGAGCGCCTCGGCCGACTCGCTCTGCTCGGTCAGCTGGCCCAGCTCGCGGCGCATCGTGTCCGCGCCGGAGACGATGTCGGCCAGCGTCGCGTTCTCGAAGCGGCGCCGCAGCTTCTCCAGCGCGACCAGCCGCTCCTCGACCTCCGCCAGCCGTTCCGGATCGGGGGCGACGTCGTCCAGCCCGCCGCGCAGGTCGGCGGCGATCTCGTTGATCTGCGTCCGCACGTCGTCCAGCCGGTCGGCCAGGTCTTCGTAGAGGGGATCGAGCTGCGCGTGCGCCCGCAGGCGCCGGCCGGCCGCGTGGACGCGGTCGAGCGCCGCCCCCTCCCCT
The bacterium genome window above contains:
- the recN gene encoding DNA repair protein RecN, which encodes MLRELRLENLVLARNVALEFAPGLNLITGETGAGKSLIVGAVELALGGRGEASLVRQGEEKALVEALLDVSKRPDVAERLARAGIGAPGGEVLVRREIGADGRSKAFVNGQTATIAMLRDLLSGLVEMHGQHEAQTLMAPELHRSLLDRAGGHDEALVAVRRESAAVREIDAKLQELADRAAQREGRIELLRFRLAEFDGVKPAPGEEEKLRQERERLRRAEEIGESLRGALDMIYEGEGAALDRVHAAGRRLRAHAQLDPLYEDLADRLDDVRTQINEIAADLRGGLDDVAPDPERLAEVEERLVALEKLRRRFENATLADIVSGADTMRRELGQLTEQSESAEALKAERNARAEAWRVACGALTEARRAAADKLSRTVSELLEGLAMPKARLEVELKPLDAEQLAGQPAGAEGLDQVEFLLQANPGEPARPLRKVASGGELSRVMLALDIALEGGLPRRTLLFDELDQGLGGEAAERLGQFLARVAARHQVVCITHIPQVAARAERHIFVSKKVKAGRTVAVVKVLEDDDERVEELARMIGGAIVTDTARRHAEALLKAQEPTA
- the coaD gene encoding pantetheine-phosphate adenylyltransferase; the protein is MSGARRAIYPGSFDPVTFGHMDIIRRAAASFDDVVVAVLRNTNKAPLFSAQERREMLEEAIAEAGLGNVRVSGFEGLLVDFARNVEAKVVLRGLRAVSDFEYELQMALLNRRLAPEVETIFLVPGEDVSFISSRLVREIARLGGDVSSLVPACASARLARRLGAPSGGNE